TTGTCCTCGCCCTTCGTGACCGTGAGCGCGCCGGGCCTCCAGAGTGAAAATGCGCTGACCGGCGCGGCCGACCAGTGCCGGCATGAATCGCAGTGGCAGTATCCCATGAGGAACGGGCCGCCCTCGGCTTTTATCTCGACCGCCCCGCAGAAGCAGGCCCCCGTGTAAGTTCCGTTTTCGCTCATCCGATTATCTCCTGGTGTTTTGAATTGTGCTTTATATATATGATGCCAGACGATACGCTTAGTTACACATAAGGATTCGGGTGGGGTCTCGAATGCTCGCAAGCCCTTACCTCTTCGGTTTGTTCTCGTCCGGCATGCCGTCGAATTTCGGCAGCCCGTCGTCGATCTTCAGTACCGATTCGGCGTAGAAAATGTGGATCTCGGGCTTGAACGGGAGGCGGCGGATAACCGCGGGTCGGATGTCGATGAGACCCGATCGAGGGGTGCTCCATGTAGAGGTGGCCGCCGCACGCCTTGCACGATTTGCGGAAGTGTCCGCGGTCTTGTTGTATGTGCGGATATTGCGGACGCCCATCGTGACGTGTACTTCGCCCGTGTTCCACAGCGCGAACGCGTTTACGGGCGCGGCCGACCAGCGCCTGCACGAATCGCAGTGGCAGTAGCCCATCAGGATAGGCTCGCCCTCGGCTTTTATCTCGACCGCCCCGCAGAAGCAGGCCCCGGTATAAACGATCTTTTGGCTCACGATTCGTCTCGTTCGATGAGCGTCGGCGGAGCGGCGGCTTCACACATTCGCTCGGCCCGGCGGCATTGTCGTCTGGCGGCTATAGTAAACAGGACTAGGAAAATTTCGTGACAAGAGCAAGTGGCAGGCGGACCACGTCCGCAGGCAATCGGCGTAGCTTAGCCTGAGCGATTAGAACGGTCCGTGCGTACGTCCGGTTAGCCCGGCCGCCGCTTCGTCGGGAAAGATACTACACCGGGCGCTGCCCGTCTGCACGGTGAAATATGCAATCGCAGAGGGATGTGAAACGTCTCGCGGTGCTCTGAATATAAACCGCTTGCTTTCGTTCCGCTGCATAATACAATTGTTTATCGAAATATATCGAAATATTGAGGAGGTATTGTCGTGAGACAATCATACATTACAGCGGCGGTAGTTTGTTTTGCGTTGTCGGGGGCGATGGCTCCGGCGGCGCTCGGGCAGTCGGCGGGTGATCCGGTGGGCCCGCTTTCGGACCTCGTCGGCGCGAGGGCCGGGCAGCAGGCCGAAGCCGAGGTGAAGGCCAAGGGGTACACGTGGGTGAGAACGGAGAAGGGCAAGGAAAGCTCTTACAGCTACTGGACCGAGAAGGGTTCGGACAACTGCGTTTCGATTCGCACGGCGGACGGGCTTTACGAGGCGATAGCTTACGCGCCCAAGCCCGACTGCGAGGGCAATACGGAGAAGGAGCCCGGAAGGACGACGGTGTCGCAGAGCAAGTGCAGGCTCTACGACGAGAAGAGCGACAATTACAAGTATGAAGGGGACTGCGAGATGATCCACATTCGGTCGGGCAACGTTTACGACGTGACGCTCGGGAACGGCGACGCTTATCACTTCCTCGGGCATGGCAGCAAGTACAGGCTTTCGACCCCGAAGGGAGCGTCCGACAATAAGGTCACGAAGCTCGAAAAAAACGGGAGCACCGTGTTCGACTGGCAGGATTGGAAGCTCACGGTCTCGGAGCAATGACGCGATGCTGTCGTAACCGAAATTCAGTGCGGGCGCCGGGCTCGCCGGGGCACGGTTCCCGCCTCGCCTGAATTACGCACGAGGGCGCGGTTCTTCACCGCGTTCGTGCATATTCCCGAAAGAGCGCTTCTTCGCGGGCTTCGCATGCCCGCAAAACCGTGGCGTTGACCGCAGACGGAAGGCAACCTATACTTGGGGTCAGGGGAGTATGGGGCCCCGACACACCGCGCGACTCCTCCTCCGCCGAATACGGAGAGGAGAGCACGCCGCGGTGAGCGCTTCGGGAGCGGGGCGGTCCGGAGTGCGGCACTCGAATACCGGCAAGAGTAGTTTCCAGGCAGTCGGCCTATCACATCTCAAGAGGAGCAAATATATGGTTCCGGTAGTAGATTCCACGAAGTTAAAGAGAGCGGAAGTCTGGGGGGAGGGCGATTCCGCCGTCCACTGGGCGGGGGCGTTCGCCGTTTACGGCGGGCACGGCACGACGCAGTCGTCCACCATAGTGTACGAGATCGAGCCGGGGCACAGGCTCGGATGGCACACGGACGCAACCGAGGAGACGCAGTACATCATAGCGGGGAAGGGGAAGCTCTTCCTCGAGGACGGCACGACGCACGACGTCGGCCCGGGGAGCGTGTTCGTTCTGCCGACGGGGCTTAAGCACGACCTCGCGAACGCGGGCACGGAGACTCTCCGGGCGGTGGCATTCTTCGCGGCGGCGATGTTCACACAGACCTTCGACGACGTGATGATGCCGCCGAAGTCGCATGTGCTGGGGACGCCGAATAGGGAGGGGTAGGAGAGGGGGCGCGGATTTAAAAACAGGCAGGGTTTTGAAAAGCCCCGGGTTTGGTGAGCTTGAAAGGGGAATGCCCGAACTACGTGTAGAAATAGTAAGAAAGGTAGAGATATAGCTCAGTTAAGCTGTGACTCGGATTTCATTTCTTCTTCAGACATTTTGCCTGGACGTATATCGAGCCAATCAAGTATAGCCAGATTTCGAATGGTGTTAGTGACGTCTTCTTTGTCCAGAGGAACCCTACGACGTTTCTTCCATTCCATAACTTCATTTAATATTTCGTCTTCTGAGGGCTTTTGAGATTTTTTTTCTTTAAGCTCTAGATATGCGAAATGAACAGTCGCAGCTATTTCCGCCTGTGTTGTATTTTGTATTCTACTGAACAGATCGGCAAGTTTATTTATGGTTTCTTGTTTCGACTCGATTTCTTTTCTATAATTTTGGATTTTTCGTGCGTCTGGATATGTGTCACCTACTTTAACAATGAACATGGAGCCTTTCTTATCTTCTTTCACCAGGCCATTATTAACCAGTTTCGTCAGTTTAGATTTCAGGTTCGGTGCAAAAGGTCCGAAACTGCCTCTTTTGAAGTCTAACCCTGTATTCAATCCACTGGTTGTGGCGAAGTAAGCAAGCTTATTCAGCATGGTTCTACCTATCGGCCAGCGATATCTGTTGTTTTCAATTCTGTTGAGAACTTCAATAATTGAAATGAATCCGGATTCAATCCGGTTCTTAGGCGTATTTTTTTGTTCAATTAGTTGTGAATCACTCGGCTGCTCAAGAAATTCAGGCTCTAATTGTCCTTTTGGGGTTCCATGTGGCGCATACAATTGAACCGGTATCTCCAATTTTTTGAGGTGGCGATATAGTGTAGGACCAACAATTTCCCAGTTCAATTCACCTAAGCCACAGCCGAGAGGAGGAACGGCTAATGAAACGATACCCCAATTCTTGTAGTGCTTTTCAAGATAATTTAAACCCTCTTCAATGTCTGAGAGCTTAGAAACTGAACGCCAATGATCTTTTGTCGGGAATAATAGAATCCATGGTTTGATCAGCCTCTTAAATATGTAAGGTTTCCCGAGTTTGACCTTTCCCAATTTGCATTGTTCCACATAGTCCTGATACATATCGGGGAATCTTTTCTTAAATTCCAGAGCAAGACCTTTTCCCATAACCCCGACACAGTTCACAGTATTGACAAGGGTTTGGGCATCTGATTTGAAAATATCGCCAACCAAGATTTGGGGTTTAATAGTCATGTTTGTTGGTTATCGAAAAAACATGTCACTGTTAATACATACATTATCACAAATATTATGACCGTCTAATAGTTCTATTATTCTTTCATAGCTTTCTATACAAGACACACAAATTCCTGATATTAAACTCGGAGGTACGCAATTTGGAACTAAAACTTCTGCACATACAGATGATTTTCGTCGAAGATACGTAGGATAGTGATCGTGATTCCAATCACGTAGAAAGATAAGAGAACTATCGAGTTTCCACAACTCTTTTGTCGAATAAAAGTTCCGCCAATCAGAAGATGCGTTCATATCCGTAACCATTACTCCTGTTGTGTTCATAATTTTAGGAGCAACTCGAAGCACGCATAGATCCTTATGCCAACTTTTCCGTTTATACATCATAGCATTTCTAGGGTTGAAATATAAATTGGCGTGGTCATGGAGGTGCGTACCATTTGGTAATGTTATATTGTCTCTAATTTCTTGAACTTTAGGGTCATCTATTTGCTGCGGTCTAATTCTCTGAGCACGGATTCTATTGTGACTTAATATCCCCTTTTCCAGGATCGATGGGATATTATCAATATTGGTAATAAAATGTAGGTACTCTATTTCTGAAAATTCCATTTATAGTAAAATACCATTTAATAATGGATATGTAATATTTCTAAGCAGCTCAAATTAAAGAATTTCTATAAATAAACTCTGCCTCTTATGTCGGGAATCAAGCGGGCCCCACGGCTGTCCGTCCTTTTCGTAGTACCAGATTTGCTCGTTCAGGATATTCATATTCCCTCCCTCACCTCCCCATTGCCGCGCCGAGGACCCCGGCGAGGAATATTAGCGCCGCTGCCGTGAAGAAGTAGAAGATCGGCGAGAGGATGTGGTAGTCGAAGTGCTCGACCTCGGTGCGGGAGAGCCTGTCCCACGGGGCGACGCCGTGCCGTTTGAGGGCCCTGTAGCCGAGCGCCTGCATTACGAGCCCCACGACCGGGAGCGCCATGCCCATGCCCATCGCCCAAACGCGGAGGCTCCGGCGGAGGGACTGCGCGATGCCGGGCTTTTGTCCTTCCGAATCCGCGATGTGAATCCCGAGAAGGTACTTGCCCGGCGTCGTGCCGTAGGCGGTTATGAGCGCGGCCTCGACGAAGGCCCATATCAACGTTAGTAGAATGACGGCGATAATCATCTGGCCGACGGTCATCGTCAGGATCCCTCGGATGCTCGAAAACGTGAGCATCGAGACGACGACGGCCACGAAGACGAACGTCATGTAGTCGAGGTGCCGCGCGAAGTACCGCGCCCACGGCTGCATCTGGCTCACGTAGACGAAGCCCGGGCCGGCGGGGACGGTAGGGTCGTCGTGAAGGGGCTCGCCCCTGGCGAAGCGCGCCTTGAACGGCTCTACCGTCGCAGCGGGGAGCCATTCTTCCATCGGGTGCGCCCAGACGAGCGTCTGCCCGGTGACTTCGCCCTCGGCTATGCGCCCTTCGATCTCGGATTCGGTGTAGGGGCCGCGCGGCCTGTTGCCGCTGTCGTAGTGCCAGATTTTTCCTTTCATCTTTACTCTGTAGCCCTCAGTACGAATTAATTGGATGCTTGTATGCCAACGACAAATCTCCATTCTTTAAGTGAGAAAGATAAGAATGAGTAGCTTCATCAGCGTGTTTAACAGATAAAGTAAGATAAGTGACCAGAATATTGCCAGAATCAACAACGAGAAAGAGAATTTGATTTTTTTATGGATTACAAGGAAATTTCCGGCTTTGTCCCAATTGGTAATTCCATTATTTTTCAACCGGTCGTATGCAATATAGTTAGTCACAAGACTCAGTATCGGTATGCCCAAGCCCTCACCGTTAAACCAAACACCGATGCTACGGTTCAAAGCGGATTTGTAGGAAAGGAGGGATTTGTCTTCATTCAGAACATAAGTTCCAAGCACGTACTTGCCCGGTGTAGTGCCAAACCTGCTCAAAAAGAATGGCTCGATAAAAACCCAAATGAATATTCCAACCATGCCAAATAGAGTATCTGTGACCCTGTTCGAAGAAATCAAGGTAAGGAAGTCGTAATCTATTATTGCCATAACGGTAAATAGAAAAATACCGACTATCCAGTAATCGGTGGTCCTTGCTATGAGCCTCACCCACGGGCGGGCGGCCGGGACTCCTTCCTCGAAATAGTGCCCGGCGGATGTGTCGCCAGGCGGTGTAGCCGTACCTGTGGATTTATCTTCCCCGCTACTATCGAGGGTGAGGTCTACCATTTTCCAGCTCCCAAAACTGTTTTCGAAATAGAGATGCTGCTTGGTATCGGCATGGGGGAATTTTATGGTTACCTTGCTGGACCGGCTGTCGATGCCGGATATTGTAAAGTTGCAGAATCCGCTCGATTCGCCGTACCCGACTTCTCTTGCGAATATTTCCATAAAGCGGGCGTCGATGCTTTTACTTTCGGATGAGGTAGCCTCGTCCTGGAACGGGTTGATGCCGTAGATGTAGAGCTGTCCGATTATGTGGGTGGCGAGCTTTACCGCGAGGCCGTTCCCGCTCTGCCGTTTTATAGCATTCTCGACGGCTTTCCTGCGCTGATTGCGAAGATATTCTTCCTTGTCGATATGCGACATGAATGCATCGACGTCGCCCCGGCAGGCTGCTTCGCGCATCTGTTCGAGCGCCGCCTCGGGCGAGCCGCCCCCGCACGACGAGAGGGCGAGGGACATGATTATTGCCAGCACCGCACCCGGGACTGTTCTATGTATAAGGTGTCTGTTATTCCTCATTCGCCGGTTGGTTCCCTGTCGCGTCATTTTAGAATCCGATCCTCCGTTTGCCCGTCGGGGCTTTGGGCGACATTATTTCCTTGAGCGTCCTGATTACGACCTCGATGTCCTCGGAGTTCCTGATACTGCGTTTGTCTATCTTCTCGACGAGGGCGGCGAGCTCTTTATACTGCGCGCCGAGCTGTCTTATCTGGACGAACGCGCGCATAATGGCAATGTTCACCTCGATCGCGCGCTTGCTTCGGAGCACGCTCGAGAGCATGGCGACGCCCTGTTCCGTGAAGGCGTAGGGGAGGTTCCTTCTGCCGCCCCAGCTTGAGATCACAGTTTGTGATATCAAGTTGTCATGCTCGTCCTTGCTTAACTGGAACATGAAGTCCTCGGGGAAGCGCTCGATGTTCCTTTTGACGGCCTGGTTGAGCGCGCCTGTCTCGACGCCGTAAAGCACGGCGAGGTCTGCGTCGAGCACGACACGCTGCCCGCGGAGGGTGTGGATGAGGGTGCGAACGTCGTCGAGAGTTTTTGGGGCGTGTTTCGTGTCTGTCATACACTTATCTCCAGGGCTTCTTGAGGTCTGCCTATCCTTTTCGCACGATTAAAAATCCTCTTCCTCGGATTTATTTTTGTATGATTCCATGAGCGCTTTGGATTTTCTGTCAATGTAGATAATTCCCATTCCCGCTTGGAAATTTTCTCCTTTAAGAGTGAGTCTTATATCTGTTCCAGGCGTTTGCCAGTCGGATTGAAGGGCTAGGTGGCCTACTGATACGGCGGTCCCATAGTTCTGGGGATCGTCCTTGTACAGATCGTTGCTCCAGACAGTATTGTCCTTGGAAGGAGAGCCGTATTTTCGCGTTAGGATTTCCTTAATCTTAAGATAGTCTTCCAGGTACTTATTGTCATTAACATAAGACTCTCGAAAATTATAGAAGGTGGATACGAGCTTATTATTTATGAAGTGGTAGCTGTAAAGAGTCTGTAAGTTAGCGACATTCCCGGAGTAGATTATTATCAAGTCGCATTGGCTAGCAGGCCCTTCGGCTATTGGACTTGTGTTCTCCGACGCCTTCACCTGCGCGGGTGTCATTCCCCATTTCGTCTTTCGGAAGTCGTAGCCGTCCTGGTCCTGCGCCTCGGCGGCACATGTAAGAATGCAAAGCAAAGCTATCGCTATAAATGTGTGTCCTTCCCGCATTGAATATCCCCCTGATGCAATAATTGAAATACAATACTATCTAAAGATTAAACTATTAACCTTATCAGGCAATGTCTCCGAATTTCTAAATTCCCCACACACTGGAAACGAGATGCTGAATCAAGTTCAGCATGACGAATTTTTGTTGCCGCATCCGGGCTCGCCTACACATCGTGTGCTTTTCAACGGAATAGCCAACCCTTGCTATTGTGGTCATCCGCGCCAGCCGCATTATGAGCTCCGCCTCGCTATGTCGGCATCCTCCGGGCGTGGCCCGCCTACACATTCTGGAAAACCCACCTTACGCGGCCGACGATGAGGTTCGGGTCCATGTCTCCCACCGAGACGGAGTAGTCCCCCACCATTTTGTTGTCGCTCTTGACGATCACCTCGTTCGGCTTGATCTCGAGGCGCTTTACGACGTAGCCCTCGTAGGGGAGGTGGAGGCAGTAGATGCCGTTGCTGACGACCTTTTTATCGTCGGGGTCGAAGCCGACGTAGGCCCCGTTGACTATCGTCGGGTACATGCTGTCGCCCTCGACGCGGAAGCCGTTCGTGTACTTCCGCACGATGCGCGAGGGGAGGGTTATCTTCTCTATAGGGTCGGCGTCGGGCGAGGCGAGCGGATTGCCGGCGCCGGCGAGCTCCCATATCTTCACCTCGACGAGCTGGTCGCCGCCGAAGACGGAACCCAGGTCGGGCATGAACATATCCCCGAGGCCGCGCCTGAGCCATCTCGGGCTTACGTTGTAGATCTTCTCTATTACTTTAAGGAACGGGTCCGGCGGGCGCGTCCGCCCGGATTCCCAGCTCAGGACCGTGTTGAGCGATTTTCCTATCCCCTTGCCGAAGTCCTCCTGGTTGAGGTCGAGCGCCTCTCTCAAGAGCTTTAGCCGCTTACCGATTTCATTGTTCTGATTCAATTTTACTCCCCCTATTCGCAGAACTGTGAAATTAACCTTGACAAATTCACAGAATTGTGATTTTATTATACGTAGTGAATATCACAATGTCTATATTAATACACAATATTGTGAATTGCAAGTATGAATCTGGGAATCTTCGGGGAACGGTAATTCGCGGGATTGGGAACCGGGGGCGCACCGCAATTCATTTCCTTCCCCCTGCTTGCGGGGACGAATGCGAGCGAGTGAGCATTCGAGTGCCGCTGGAAAGGGCGCATGAGATTATACAGTACCGCATTGCGGTTGAAGGAATTAAAACAGGTCAGGATGGGGGGCATGGTATGCGCAACGGACTATTGACAAGATGGAAGGCCAAAAGACTGAGGAAAAATCTGACCGATGCCGAATCGAAGTTGTGGAGGCATATACGTCTGAGACAGGTTGGGGGATTCAAGTTCAGGAGGCAGCATCCGGCAGGCCCGTATATCCTGGATTTCGCATGCGTGGAAAAGCTCATGGCTATAGAGGTGGATGGCGGTCAACACGGCGAGTATGTGGACTATGATTTCAGGCGAAGCGCATACCTTGAAACTCACGGCTACAAGGTCCTCAGATTTTGGAACAGTGACGTGCTTAAAAATATCGAGGCGGTGAAGGAAGTGATTTTCGACGCCCTGTGTGGGGACGGTTTACCCCCTCCTTACTCTCTCCTCCCCCTGGAAGGGGGAGGAGAGAGTAAGGAGGGAGGCTGGAGCAAGCATGAAGCGGGAAGTAATAAAACGGAATTCAATATAAGGAGGGGACGGAGCACATGGGACGTATAGAGCACATTACGACGCAGCAGATCATAGGAGAGTGGGGCAGCATAGAGAAGTTCGCGGCGTCGCACGGGGTGAGCCCGGCTTCGACGAAGATGGTGATTTACGTCGAGGGCGCGCGGAGCAGGCCGGTCGAGGACGCGCTCCGGAAGTACGGTTATTTGAACCTTCTCCGGTTCGAGAAGGAACTAAAAAGGAGAGGGGAGACTTTCTCGGACTACGTCTCGGGGGGCGGCCTTAACCCGGTCGAGCTTATCGAGACTCTAAGGATGAAGGAGGCTCACCCGAATGTCGTAACGGGGCTCAAGAAGGACGGGTATTGGGTGGTGCTTGAAAAAGAGGTCGGAAACAGCGCCGGCAAGAAGGCGGCGTAGC
This is a stretch of genomic DNA from Thermodesulfobacteriota bacterium. It encodes these proteins:
- a CDS encoding cupin domain-containing protein → MVPVVDSTKLKRAEVWGEGDSAVHWAGAFAVYGGHGTTQSSTIVYEIEPGHRLGWHTDATEETQYIIAGKGKLFLEDGTTHDVGPGSVFVLPTGLKHDLANAGTETLRAVAFFAAAMFTQTFDDVMMPPKSHVLGTPNREG
- a CDS encoding macro domain-containing protein, which gives rise to MTIKPQILVGDIFKSDAQTLVNTVNCVGVMGKGLALEFKKRFPDMYQDYVEQCKLGKVKLGKPYIFKRLIKPWILLFPTKDHWRSVSKLSDIEEGLNYLEKHYKNWGIVSLAVPPLGCGLGELNWEIVGPTLYRHLKKLEIPVQLYAPHGTPKGQLEPEFLEQPSDSQLIEQKNTPKNRIESGFISIIEVLNRIENNRYRWPIGRTMLNKLAYFATTSGLNTGLDFKRGSFGPFAPNLKSKLTKLVNNGLVKEDKKGSMFIVKVGDTYPDARKIQNYRKEIESKQETINKLADLFSRIQNTTQAEIAATVHFAYLELKEKKSQKPSEDEILNEVMEWKKRRRVPLDKEDVTNTIRNLAILDWLDIRPGKMSEEEMKSESQLN
- a CDS encoding GFA family protein yields the protein MSQKIVYTGACFCGAVEIKAEGEPILMGYCHCDSCRRWSAAPVNAFALWNTGEVHVTMGVRNIRTYNKTADTSANRARRAAATSTWSTPRSGLIDIRPAVIRRLPFKPEIHIFYAESVLKIDDGLPKFDGMPDENKPKR
- a CDS encoding RDD family protein, which gives rise to MKGKIWHYDSGNRPRGPYTESEIEGRIAEGEVTGQTLVWAHPMEEWLPAATVEPFKARFARGEPLHDDPTVPAGPGFVYVSQMQPWARYFARHLDYMTFVFVAVVVSMLTFSSIRGILTMTVGQMIIAVILLTLIWAFVEAALITAYGTTPGKYLLGIHIADSEGQKPGIAQSLRRSLRVWAMGMGMALPVVGLVMQALGYRALKRHGVAPWDRLSRTEVEHFDYHILSPIFYFFTAAALIFLAGVLGAAMGR
- a CDS encoding S24 family peptidase — its product is MNQNNEIGKRLKLLREALDLNQEDFGKGIGKSLNTVLSWESGRTRPPDPFLKVIEKIYNVSPRWLRRGLGDMFMPDLGSVFGGDQLVEVKIWELAGAGNPLASPDADPIEKITLPSRIVRKYTNGFRVEGDSMYPTIVNGAYVGFDPDDKKVVSNGIYCLHLPYEGYVVKRLEIKPNEVIVKSDNKMVGDYSVSVGDMDPNLIVGRVRWVFQNV
- a CDS encoding ORF6N domain-containing protein, whose amino-acid sequence is MTDTKHAPKTLDDVRTLIHTLRGQRVVLDADLAVLYGVETGALNQAVKRNIERFPEDFMFQLSKDEHDNLISQTVISSWGGRRNLPYAFTEQGVAMLSSVLRSKRAIEVNIAIMRAFVQIRQLGAQYKELAALVEKIDKRSIRNSEDIEVVIRTLKEIMSPKAPTGKRRIGF
- a CDS encoding RDD family protein, which encodes MRNNRHLIHRTVPGAVLAIIMSLALSSCGGGSPEAALEQMREAACRGDVDAFMSHIDKEEYLRNQRRKAVENAIKRQSGNGLAVKLATHIIGQLYIYGINPFQDEATSSESKSIDARFMEIFAREVGYGESSGFCNFTISGIDSRSSKVTIKFPHADTKQHLYFENSFGSWKMVDLTLDSSGEDKSTGTATPPGDTSAGHYFEEGVPAARPWVRLIARTTDYWIVGIFLFTVMAIIDYDFLTLISSNRVTDTLFGMVGIFIWVFIEPFFLSRFGTTPGKYVLGTYVLNEDKSLLSYKSALNRSIGVWFNGEGLGIPILSLVTNYIAYDRLKNNGITNWDKAGNFLVIHKKIKFSFSLLILAIFWSLILLYLLNTLMKLLILIFLT